One window of the Candidatus Dependentiae bacterium genome contains the following:
- a CDS encoding leucine-rich repeat protein, with product MIFKHILTCCILITCITFLIQSMEPENTLFHQAEKITFLCKDNVEVDIDRSTAQLMPLIQDIIDSSIPTNLIPVQQFKAHTVKLLINIIKHVYTQAPILKYDPHFFEKTDTHPAFTLADIPYQLKQAINEKYHPIFALGTTNEHMDNTIQSIFAAISYFFYLSDRVITNPCVGDKSIADIGACSDQALFNETSTCKQLDIHHIKSIAGIHLLPSEITALRLKSNYITTIYPYAFTHFKNLIKLNLSNNQLTFLRSNTFAGLHALGFLDLSENRTLIIDDNAFAGLTALEKLYLQHNYLKDVPTLTCLHSLQHLDLKQNHIKRLKKHAFSGLSNLLSLNICYNRITSLHKHALRSLNSLEGLYLNSNRIPRIPDNLCRYLSNLRSFNLRSNRIEFLSKKSLRGLCQADYIDISSNNIEIIADHAFQDLSQVKTLYLESNRITTITKNTLVGLSKLNYLFLSENNITKIEDSALVDLPNLKHLFYGNDGDNKSPFKETNNKNT from the coding sequence ATGATTTTCAAGCACATACTAACATGCTGTATATTAATTACATGTATTACATTCTTAATACAATCCATGGAACCTGAAAACACACTTTTTCATCAGGCTGAAAAAATAACATTTTTATGTAAAGACAATGTGGAAGTTGACATTGATCGATCTACTGCGCAACTTATGCCTCTCATACAGGATATTATTGATTCCTCAATACCAACCAATCTTATTCCAGTACAACAATTCAAAGCTCATACAGTAAAACTGCTCATTAATATAATCAAACATGTATATACACAAGCACCTATCTTAAAATACGATCCCCATTTTTTTGAAAAGACTGATACGCATCCAGCATTTACCCTTGCAGATATTCCATATCAATTAAAGCAAGCTATTAATGAAAAATATCATCCCATTTTTGCTCTTGGTACAACAAATGAACATATGGATAATACCATACAATCTATTTTTGCTGCTATCAGCTACTTTTTTTACTTAAGTGATCGAGTAATTACAAATCCTTGTGTAGGAGATAAGAGCATTGCTGATATTGGTGCATGCTCTGATCAGGCATTATTTAATGAAACAAGTACATGTAAACAGCTAGATATTCATCATATAAAAAGTATAGCTGGCATTCATTTATTACCCTCTGAAATCACAGCATTACGTTTAAAATCAAATTATATCACTACAATATATCCGTATGCTTTTACACATTTTAAAAACTTAATCAAACTTAACTTAAGTAACAATCAATTAACTTTCTTACGCAGTAACACCTTTGCAGGATTACATGCATTAGGATTTTTAGATTTGAGTGAAAATAGAACATTAATTATTGATGATAATGCATTTGCAGGACTTACTGCACTGGAAAAACTTTATCTTCAACATAATTACTTAAAAGATGTACCAACACTTACTTGCCTACACAGTCTCCAACATCTTGACTTGAAACAAAATCACATCAAAAGACTCAAAAAACATGCGTTTTCTGGGTTATCAAATCTTCTATCTTTGAATATATGCTATAATCGAATTACCTCCCTGCATAAACACGCTCTTAGAAGTTTAAATTCTCTGGAAGGTCTATATCTTAACAGCAATAGAATACCTCGCATTCCTGACAATTTATGCCGATATTTAAGCAATTTAAGAAGTTTTAATTTAAGATCTAACCGCATAGAATTTTTATCAAAAAAAAGTCTGAGAGGGTTGTGTCAAGCTGATTATATCGACATATCATCTAATAACATAGAAATTATAGCTGATCATGCATTTCAAGATTTATCACAAGTAAAGACTCTTTATCTGGAATCCAACAGAATTACCACTATTACAAAGAATACGCTTGTAGGCTTGAGCAAGCTTAATTATTTATTTTTAAGTGAAAATAACATAACCAAAATTGAAGATAGCGCACTTGTTGATCTACCAAATTTAAAACACCTTTTTTATGGCAATGATGGCGATAACAAGTCTCCCTTCAAAGAAACAAACAATAAAAATACATAA
- a CDS encoding secretin N-terminal domain-containing protein — protein MNKIRISFLYNLVLVCGFLTHTYTDASWLTRHRNRRSERLQKDTEIKNSLPRKHKDADLKALIDTSDDLTQITATNQTVTPQQQDKKQPSIFDEDKFVLPPELQPTPQKELKKLERKPEECIELQFENADLENLIKQIEAIFEVTFITDDMIESANKQAKGTIRGNKISFKTNRPLTKQQTWGLFLTFLEIAGFSVVKQPEKDIYRIEQLASARRSAIPAYIGSKLEELPSNDQIIRYVYFIENSSIDSLRPVVESLKSKDAPLVVLQDHKAFILTDKAYNIKTLMNIVKELDKTSMPQAMSVLKLQRADAQQVKKLYDSLIQADQGGPGARMLGPRKSPTSLYFPENTRIIAEPRTNSLILLGAQDAIKKIEDFIKKNVDVDLEQPYSPLYVYQLKYADAATVANIMTKVTEFGRSTAAGQSGGVRGDDKYMQPIAFIPEKETNQLVIKGNYEDYLAARNIIEKLDEPQPQVAIEVLILDITLQDQKNLGAQIRSKVPGINGLVGNNIKFQTSGLFGKGIVENQNGPGVDRLLGNLVDLVTGVAPGNTIFTLGQDIFGVWGVLSILQTITNVQIVSNPFLVATNKTPAKVKLGETRRVVSGQITTGSGGEDSFDDSNAFLEVGITPQINSDGMIIMELEVHIDQFTNRTDQRNGNKSVKHIKTHTIVADKEVLALGGLIKNTTDDNMSKVPVLGNIPILGWLFKNRQKREDKTNLLVLISSQIIKPQADTVAKRFTDEYLNEYNKDRASVLSAPDLRDPITRSFFRPQEVTQQDTLDNFLFKRRVQSSTRRTREFIKNKKENHIQSVTQAELPQKTTDTSPINNSTDQATIPIQTEVLPEQITATRIKKRKLTRQSLHDFVVPDEEAEA, from the coding sequence ATGAATAAGATACGCATTTCATTCTTGTATAATCTTGTACTTGTATGCGGATTTTTAACTCACACATACACTGATGCATCATGGCTTACACGCCATCGCAATCGTCGATCAGAACGTCTACAAAAAGATACTGAAATAAAAAACAGCCTTCCTAGAAAACATAAAGATGCTGACTTAAAAGCACTTATAGATACTTCAGATGACTTAACACAAATAACAGCAACAAATCAAACTGTTACACCTCAACAACAAGATAAAAAACAACCTAGTATTTTTGATGAAGATAAATTTGTATTACCTCCTGAACTACAACCAACTCCGCAAAAAGAATTAAAAAAATTAGAACGAAAACCAGAAGAATGTATTGAACTTCAGTTTGAAAACGCTGATTTAGAAAATTTAATTAAACAAATTGAAGCTATATTTGAAGTTACTTTTATTACTGATGATATGATTGAATCAGCAAATAAACAAGCAAAAGGTACCATTAGGGGCAACAAAATATCATTTAAGACTAATAGACCGTTAACTAAACAGCAAACATGGGGACTCTTTTTAACTTTTTTAGAAATAGCTGGGTTTAGTGTTGTCAAGCAACCAGAAAAAGATATATATCGCATTGAACAATTAGCAAGTGCGCGAAGATCAGCTATTCCAGCATACATTGGCAGTAAACTAGAAGAACTACCTTCCAATGATCAAATTATTAGGTATGTATATTTTATTGAAAACAGCTCAATAGATTCATTACGCCCGGTAGTTGAATCGCTCAAAAGTAAAGATGCACCACTTGTTGTTCTGCAGGATCATAAAGCATTTATTTTGACCGATAAAGCGTATAACATAAAAACATTAATGAACATTGTTAAAGAATTAGACAAAACAAGCATGCCGCAAGCAATGTCTGTACTCAAATTACAACGTGCTGATGCACAACAAGTCAAAAAATTATATGATAGTTTAATTCAAGCTGATCAAGGAGGTCCTGGTGCACGTATGCTTGGCCCTCGCAAATCACCTACTTCATTATACTTCCCTGAAAATACACGTATTATTGCTGAGCCACGCACAAACTCATTAATTTTACTCGGTGCGCAAGATGCTATTAAAAAAATAGAAGATTTTATTAAAAAGAATGTGGATGTTGATCTCGAACAACCATATTCACCACTCTATGTATATCAGCTCAAATATGCTGATGCAGCAACTGTAGCAAATATTATGACTAAAGTTACCGAATTTGGCAGAAGCACTGCTGCCGGACAATCTGGTGGCGTGCGGGGTGATGACAAATATATGCAACCAATAGCATTTATACCTGAAAAAGAAACAAATCAGTTGGTTATAAAGGGTAATTATGAAGATTATTTGGCTGCCAGAAACATTATTGAAAAACTAGATGAACCACAACCACAAGTTGCTATCGAGGTGCTCATTTTAGATATTACCTTACAAGATCAGAAAAATTTAGGTGCACAAATACGCTCTAAGGTGCCAGGCATAAATGGCCTTGTCGGTAATAATATAAAATTTCAAACATCAGGATTGTTTGGTAAAGGCATCGTAGAGAACCAAAATGGGCCCGGTGTAGATCGTCTTTTGGGTAACCTTGTTGATTTGGTTACCGGTGTTGCACCAGGTAATACCATTTTTACTTTAGGACAAGATATTTTTGGCGTTTGGGGAGTGCTATCTATTTTACAAACAATTACCAACGTACAAATAGTATCTAATCCATTTTTAGTAGCAACAAATAAAACTCCAGCTAAGGTTAAACTTGGTGAAACTCGTCGCGTAGTCAGTGGACAAATTACAACTGGTAGTGGTGGCGAAGATTCTTTTGACGATTCTAATGCTTTTTTAGAAGTTGGTATTACACCGCAAATTAACTCTGATGGTATGATTATTATGGAACTTGAAGTGCATATAGATCAGTTTACCAACAGAACTGATCAAAGGAATGGTAATAAGTCGGTCAAACACATTAAAACCCATACTATTGTTGCAGATAAAGAAGTGCTAGCTTTAGGTGGTCTCATAAAAAACACTACCGATGATAATATGAGCAAGGTACCCGTACTTGGCAATATTCCTATTCTCGGTTGGCTCTTTAAAAACAGGCAAAAACGAGAAGATAAAACTAATTTGCTTGTACTAATCTCTTCCCAAATCATAAAGCCACAAGCAGATACCGTAGCAAAACGATTCACGGATGAATATTTGAACGAATACAATAAAGATCGTGCAAGCGTATTATCAGCACCGGATTTACGCGATCCAATTACTCGTTCTTTCTTCCGCCCACAAGAGGTAACCCAACAGGATACTTTAGACAACTTTTTATTCAAACGACGCGTCCAATCAAGCACACGGCGTACACGAGAATTTATAAAAAATAAAAAAGAAAACCATATACAATCAGTTACGCAAGCTGAGTTGCCACAAAAAACTACCGATACTTCGCCAATAAATAACAGCACAGATCAAGCTACAATACCTATACAAACAGAAGTATTACCCGAGCAAATTACGGCTACACGTATTAAAAAAAGAAAGCTAACTCGACAATCGTTGCATGATTTTGTAGTACCTGATGAGGAGGCAGAAGCATGA
- a CDS encoding triose-phosphate isomerase, protein MAQQFTYIANWKMQKSFHDAVDFCITHKTQLQELAQEAALILCPTFPALFPTAQHMHDTGVYIGAQNCSQHQHGAFTGQVDALSLFQAGCTYCLVGHSEQRNLFGESNEVVADKMLRVLENNMTPIICIGETQEQFHHKETYHILEAQLESALQKLIAYQNSTFLIAYEPIWSIGTGIVPQIDYLNNLFSWLNQHIKTYAPTNPILLLYGGSVTDMNIRDLKQIPYVDGFLIGGASLDFKKLQNIVKYTY, encoded by the coding sequence ATGGCACAACAGTTTACCTATATAGCGAATTGGAAAATGCAAAAATCATTCCACGATGCCGTGGATTTTTGCATAACACACAAAACTCAATTGCAAGAACTCGCACAAGAAGCTGCTCTAATTTTATGTCCTACGTTTCCTGCTTTGTTTCCCACCGCACAACACATGCATGATACAGGGGTATATATAGGTGCACAAAATTGTTCTCAACATCAACATGGTGCATTTACCGGACAGGTAGATGCACTTTCTTTATTTCAAGCAGGATGCACATATTGTTTAGTAGGGCACAGCGAACAGAGAAATTTATTTGGTGAAAGTAATGAAGTTGTAGCAGATAAAATGCTACGTGTGCTTGAAAACAATATGACCCCCATTATATGCATAGGAGAAACTCAGGAACAGTTCCATCATAAAGAAACATATCATATACTCGAAGCACAATTGGAGTCGGCACTGCAAAAGCTTATCGCGTATCAAAATAGTACGTTCTTAATCGCCTACGAGCCGATATGGTCAATTGGAACCGGAATTGTCCCTCAGATAGATTATTTGAACAACCTGTTTTCATGGCTAAATCAACACATAAAAACCTACGCTCCTACAAACCCTATACTCCTATTATATGGTGGCAGCGTAACAGACATGAACATTCGTGATTTAAAGCAAATACCTTATGTTGATGGCTTTTTAATTGGGGGTGCAAGCCTTGATTTCAAAAAATTGCAAAATATAGTAAAATATACATACTAA
- a CDS encoding leucine-rich repeat protein: MKSMKRLLVILGLITLSSSILGMQKETHITLVGKDGKQINIARETAQRIPTIQNMLTPGLQEAETRTIKFELFDGATLQSIVDIVEEVYTQAPVLKLDPLFFEQTDKHPAYTPADIPEQVRNIITAQGLQNNTAFMQAADFLGLDWVQTVMQGGKSIADLIAYNQSPPIFDNTLDLKNKNITSIVGLHLLPQDIRDNLQHLWLHNNQLTSIPEHAFAGLNNLQMLGLSNNQLTSIADNAFAGLNNLQQLSLTSNQLTSIAEHAFTGLNNLQHLWLSSNQLTSIADNVFAGLNNLQQLRLGNNQLTSIAANAFTGLNNLQQLWLGNNQLTSIPEHAFAGLNNLQLLSLSNNQLTSIADNVFAGLNNLQQLRLKDNQLDQATKDRIREQLPNVRITF, encoded by the coding sequence ATGAAAAGCATGAAAAGGTTACTCGTTATTCTTGGGCTCATAACACTCAGTAGCTCAATCCTGGGCATGCAAAAAGAAACCCACATAACTCTGGTTGGCAAAGACGGCAAACAAATCAATATAGCACGAGAAACTGCGCAAAGAATTCCAACCATTCAGAATATGCTTACACCTGGACTTCAAGAAGCAGAAACCCGTACTATAAAATTCGAATTATTTGATGGAGCTACTTTGCAATCAATTGTAGATATTGTGGAAGAAGTATACACGCAAGCACCAGTGTTAAAATTAGATCCTCTATTCTTTGAACAAACTGATAAACACCCTGCTTACACACCCGCTGATATTCCTGAGCAAGTTAGAAATATAATTACTGCACAGGGGTTGCAAAATAATACAGCATTTATGCAAGCTGCCGACTTCTTAGGTCTTGATTGGGTACAAACAGTCATGCAAGGTGGCAAGAGTATTGCTGATTTGATTGCATACAATCAATCGCCTCCAATATTCGATAATACACTTGATTTAAAAAATAAAAATATAACAAGTATTGTAGGGCTTCATTTGTTGCCTCAGGATATTCGTGATAATTTACAACACCTCTGGCTCCATAATAATCAACTAACTTCTATTCCTGAACATGCCTTTGCTGGCCTTAACAATTTACAAATGCTCGGTCTGAGTAATAATCAACTAACTTCTATTGCTGATAATGCCTTTGCTGGTCTTAACAATTTACAACAGCTCAGTTTGACTAGTAATCAACTAACCTCTATTGCTGAACATGCCTTTACTGGTCTTAACAATTTACAACATCTCTGGCTCAGTAGTAATCAACTAACCTCTATTGCTGATAATGTCTTTGCTGGCCTTAACAATTTACAACAACTTAGGCTCGGTAATAATCAGCTAACTTCTATTGCTGCTAATGCCTTTACTGGCCTTAACAATTTACAACAGCTCTGGCTCGGTAATAATCAACTAACCTCTATTCCTGAACATGCCTTTGCTGGCCTTAACAATTTACAACTGCTCAGTCTGAGTAATAATCAACTAACTTCTATTGCTGATAATGTCTTTGCTGGCCTTAATAATTTACAACAACTCAGGCTCAAAGATAATCAGCTCGACCAAGCAACCAAAGATCGTATACGGGAACAATTACCAAATGTAAGAATAACATTCTAG
- the secG gene encoding preprotein translocase subunit SecG codes for MLYGLLITVYTFICFLLVLIILIQKSKGSMGLGAFGGGTQMLFGGSGGQDIFQKITWGLGAIFLAGSLVLSLMKSNQSRDMQIRKSYTPVQQMPFFPEE; via the coding sequence ATGCTATATGGTTTACTTATTACTGTTTATACGTTTATTTGCTTTCTTCTCGTCTTGATTATTCTCATTCAAAAAAGTAAAGGCAGTATGGGTTTAGGCGCTTTTGGTGGCGGAACTCAAATGTTATTCGGTGGCTCAGGCGGACAAGATATTTTCCAAAAAATTACGTGGGGACTTGGTGCAATTTTTCTGGCCGGATCACTCGTGCTTTCACTCATGAAATCAAATCAAAGCAGAGACATGCAAATTAGAAAAAGCTATACACCGGTACAACAAATGCCATTTTTTCCAGAAGAATAA
- a CDS encoding MoxR family ATPase, which produces MNNLTATTTPALTPTPEVIEQIKDASERFQGLSIEVSKVIVGQREIVSFILNAILCDGHILLEGVPGVAKTTMIKAITNALGQTFNRIQFTPDLLPADLIGSLIYNPRTQEFETKKGPIFANLVLADEINRAPSKVQAALLEAMQERQVTIGSNTYLLDKPFLVFATQNPIEQEGTYSLPEAQVDRFLFKLIVGYPTLQDEREILKRSLDVHTILPILQKEHVFEAQKLVRSIYLDEKIVDYIVSIIFATRDPNAYGLKDIASYINYGVSPRATLALHIAAKAHAFLKKRHFVTPDDVKAIAPAVLRHRLLLTYQAEADHITTDHIIKQILGTIPSP; this is translated from the coding sequence ATGAATAATTTAACAGCAACTACAACCCCAGCTCTTACGCCTACACCTGAGGTTATTGAGCAGATTAAAGATGCAAGCGAACGATTTCAAGGCTTAAGCATCGAAGTAAGCAAGGTCATTGTTGGACAACGTGAAATTGTTTCTTTTATTTTGAATGCTATTTTGTGCGATGGCCATATTCTCCTTGAAGGTGTGCCGGGTGTTGCAAAAACAACTATGATCAAAGCAATCACGAATGCACTTGGTCAGACATTCAACCGAATTCAATTTACACCAGATTTGTTACCAGCAGATCTAATTGGTTCATTAATTTACAATCCGCGCACACAAGAATTTGAAACAAAAAAAGGCCCTATCTTTGCCAACTTAGTACTTGCAGACGAAATTAATCGTGCACCATCCAAAGTGCAAGCGGCACTGCTTGAAGCTATGCAAGAGCGACAAGTCACTATTGGATCAAATACCTATCTTCTTGATAAACCATTTTTGGTATTTGCTACACAAAATCCTATTGAACAAGAAGGTACATATAGTTTGCCGGAAGCACAGGTAGATCGCTTTTTATTTAAACTTATTGTCGGCTATCCTACACTGCAAGATGAGCGAGAAATTTTGAAACGTTCACTTGATGTACATACTATTTTGCCAATTTTGCAAAAAGAACACGTTTTTGAAGCACAAAAACTAGTACGTTCCATTTATCTAGATGAAAAAATCGTGGATTATATTGTTTCTATCATTTTTGCAACACGCGATCCAAATGCATACGGGCTGAAAGATATTGCATCATATATTAACTATGGCGTGTCACCACGTGCTACACTTGCATTGCACATTGCGGCAAAAGCACATGCTTTTTTGAAAAAGCGTCATTTTGTGACGCCTGATGATGTAAAGGCTATTGCGCCGGCAGTATTGCGACATCGCTTACTCCTTACTTACCAAGCAGAAGCAGATCATATAACCACTGACCATATCATCAAGCAAATACTTGGTACAATACCATCACCATAG
- the dcd gene encoding dCTP deaminase, with amino-acid sequence MILSGKEIKKRLNTDIIIEPFNDKQVGPNSYNLRLYDELLVYDEPVLDLKKEHKVKSLVIPAEGLLLEPGRLYLGRTIEYTKTDRLVPMIEGRSSIGRLGLFIHITAGFGDVGFRGYWTLEIFCVQPIRIYAGVEICQIFYHTIEGEFVNYQSDKYQNNRGIQPSLLYKEF; translated from the coding sequence ATGATTTTATCTGGAAAAGAAATAAAAAAAAGATTAAACACTGATATTATTATTGAGCCATTTAACGATAAACAAGTGGGTCCCAATAGCTATAACTTACGTTTATATGATGAATTACTTGTGTATGATGAGCCAGTCCTTGATCTGAAAAAAGAACACAAAGTTAAGTCTTTGGTTATTCCTGCAGAAGGATTATTACTTGAGCCTGGTAGATTGTATTTAGGTCGTACGATTGAATATACCAAAACAGATAGATTAGTCCCTATGATAGAGGGTCGTTCTTCTATCGGACGTCTTGGATTATTTATTCATATTACTGCGGGATTTGGCGATGTTGGGTTCCGTGGCTATTGGACATTAGAAATATTTTGTGTTCAGCCAATACGTATTTATGCCGGTGTAGAAATTTGCCAAATATTTTACCACACCATCGAAGGTGAATTTGTAAACTATCAAAGTGATAAATATCAAAACAACCGTGGAATACAACCAAGTTTGCTGTATAAAGAATTCTAA
- a CDS encoding ABC transporter permease: MVRVTYILDYIGQVTIAACEHVGFFTLFLVRAIKTLFTTKLKLHKVFTQMNRIGVESFNIVALTGGFTGMVFALQSYIGFQRVGGEQFIGAVVALGLIRELGPVLTGLMITGRAGSAITAEIGTMRITEQIDALRTLRINTFQYLVVPRILASTLIVPCLTIFAMIFGIVGGYIICVYVLQLSPEDYKSSIQNFVELSDVRGGLIKSSVFGFILAWIGTYKGYYTSGGARGVGIATTQSVVLSSILILVSNYFLTKMLEQM, from the coding sequence GTGGTTCGAGTTACATATATTCTAGATTATATAGGTCAAGTAACCATAGCAGCATGCGAGCATGTGGGATTTTTTACGCTCTTTCTTGTACGTGCAATCAAAACACTATTTACAACCAAGCTCAAACTTCACAAAGTATTTACCCAAATGAACCGCATTGGTGTGGAATCATTCAATATTGTTGCCCTTACGGGCGGATTTACCGGCATGGTATTTGCACTACAAAGTTATATTGGATTCCAACGTGTGGGCGGTGAGCAATTTATTGGTGCAGTAGTAGCGCTTGGATTAATTCGTGAACTCGGTCCCGTGCTGACTGGGCTTATGATTACCGGACGCGCCGGATCGGCAATTACTGCAGAAATAGGCACTATGCGTATTACCGAACAAATTGATGCATTGCGAACACTCCGTATCAACACATTCCAATACTTAGTAGTTCCACGTATTTTGGCAAGCACCTTGATTGTGCCATGCTTGACTATCTTTGCAATGATTTTTGGTATCGTGGGTGGTTACATAATTTGTGTATACGTACTACAGCTAAGCCCAGAAGACTACAAAAGTAGCATACAAAATTTTGTTGAACTGAGTGATGTACGTGGCGGCCTCATTAAATCATCAGTATTTGGATTTATTCTTGCTTGGATAGGTACCTATAAAGGTTATTACACAAGCGGTGGTGCTCGTGGTGTTGGGATTGCAACTACACAAAGCGTAGTACTGAGTTCAATTTTAATTTTAGTTTCTAATTATTTCTTGACCAAAATGTTAGAGCAAATGTGA
- a CDS encoding type II secretion system protein N, which produces MKHPFWIANSILLFLLLVSLIVMYIARTTLSEREEIEPRELAPRKKEATIAINISKIYENDLFDTYIKSAQQPAEIALPRMPEPPRPQIAPPPKALEPQFVDPLDVTLKGIVVLSAQDVKNRAIIEDNKTKKEKTYKVGDTIEDAQLIRIFGNKIILLRANGQQEVLYLREQDAQLDPMYAQLGNWHEVVQEITAYNFIINQKAFLMRIKNLAQFIDLVNLTSVYKAGQSVGCRVGQLENNSLGTALGLESGDIIVTINNIPTATTDDRLKIYKAITAMQENDEINVKILRRNNNIELTYLLQEFKKDEKSPDNKKQSEQEKVKIMRERYKFAPTVQELRNQEKQFMYNHGKAPRTAMPDKKITEENTHE; this is translated from the coding sequence ATGAAACATCCTTTTTGGATAGCAAATAGCATACTTCTTTTTCTTCTTTTGGTGAGCCTTATAGTTATGTATATTGCTCGTACCACATTGAGTGAGCGCGAAGAAATTGAACCGCGCGAACTTGCACCGCGCAAAAAAGAAGCAACCATTGCCATTAATATAAGCAAAATATATGAAAACGATCTATTCGATACCTATATAAAGTCTGCTCAACAGCCAGCAGAAATTGCATTGCCTCGTATGCCAGAGCCACCGCGTCCACAAATAGCTCCGCCACCAAAAGCACTCGAGCCACAGTTCGTTGATCCACTCGACGTTACGCTCAAAGGCATTGTGGTATTAAGTGCCCAAGATGTAAAAAATCGCGCTATTATAGAAGATAATAAAACAAAAAAAGAAAAAACTTATAAAGTTGGCGACACTATAGAAGATGCGCAACTTATTCGTATTTTTGGTAATAAAATTATTTTACTTCGTGCAAACGGCCAACAAGAAGTACTTTATTTGCGTGAACAAGATGCACAATTAGATCCTATGTACGCACAATTGGGCAATTGGCATGAAGTAGTACAAGAAATAACTGCATACAATTTTATTATTAACCAAAAAGCATTTTTAATGCGTATAAAAAATCTGGCACAGTTTATTGATTTGGTAAATTTAACTTCCGTATACAAAGCAGGACAGAGTGTGGGATGTCGTGTTGGACAATTAGAAAACAACTCGCTTGGTACAGCGCTCGGATTAGAAAGTGGGGATATTATTGTAACTATTAATAATATACCAACTGCCACAACAGATGATCGCCTTAAAATTTACAAGGCTATTACTGCTATGCAAGAAAATGATGAAATTAATGTAAAAATCTTGCGTCGAAATAATAACATAGAACTTACCTATTTATTGCAAGAATTCAAGAAAGATGAAAAATCACCTGATAACAAAAAACAATCAGAACAAGAAAAAGTAAAAATTATGCGGGAACGCTATAAGTTTGCACCAACTGTACAGGAACTACGCAATCAAGAAAAGCAATTTATGTACAATCATGGAAAAGCTCCCCGTACGGCAATGCCAGATAAAAAAATAACTGAAGAGAATACCCATGAATAA
- a CDS encoding ATP-binding cassette domain-containing protein, with translation METVIKIENLRKKLGDRYITDGVNLDIPAGQMTVIIGRSGEGKSILLKQVIGLIRPTSGKVIVEGTDITQLSEVELNRVFKKVGYVFQFAALLDSLNIFENIGITLLESGMPEYNVLPIVKEKLRLVHLKEENLYKYPSELSGGMRKRAGLARTLVTNPSIILYDEPTTGLDPITTRVIHELMYDMQQRLKLTSVVISHDIEIFKYADNVALLYEGKIKYFGDAKTIWESDNPYIYQFIRGLSEGPMQTDFNHFKDRY, from the coding sequence ATGGAAACGGTAATAAAAATTGAAAATCTTAGAAAAAAATTAGGTGATCGCTATATTACTGATGGCGTCAATCTTGACATTCCTGCAGGTCAAATGACCGTAATCATCGGACGATCCGGTGAAGGTAAATCAATTTTGCTCAAACAGGTGATTGGCCTAATCCGTCCAACATCCGGTAAAGTTATTGTTGAAGGTACTGACATTACGCAGTTGTCTGAAGTTGAGTTAAATAGAGTATTCAAAAAAGTAGGCTATGTGTTCCAATTTGCAGCACTACTTGATTCACTCAACATATTTGAAAACATCGGTATTACATTATTAGAGTCCGGCATGCCGGAATATAACGTGTTGCCCATTGTCAAAGAAAAACTCAGGCTCGTACACTTAAAAGAAGAAAACCTATACAAATATCCATCAGAACTATCCGGAGGTATGCGCAAACGCGCTGGATTGGCACGTACATTGGTAACCAATCCAAGTATTATCTTATATGATGAACCGACTACTGGTCTTGATCCCATTACCACACGCGTAATCCATGAGTTAATGTATGATATGCAACAACGACTCAAACTAACTTCTGTCGTTATTTCACACGATATTGAAATTTTCAAATACGCAGATAATGTTGCATTATTGTATGAAGGTAAGATAAAATATTTCGGTGATGCCAAAACTATTTGGGAATCGGATAACCCATACATTTATCAATTTATTCGCGGCTTATCAGAAGGCCCCATGCAAACTGATTTTAATCATTTTAAAGATAGATATTAA